A single genomic interval of Agarivorans aestuarii harbors:
- a CDS encoding response regulator — MLERDDNPLYGISILVVEDEVVFRQQLLAFLTQQGAMVGAVGDGQEALNAINQQHYDIILMDLIMPRMNGVELLQRLDSFPGSVVVISGKSTMADLRKVLQLGASDFLVKPLTDFNELTDTILANLSMANEHNLQMEFAEFDEHKAHFKANDAQASMVLNEILPENTQEVIGFFCHYRLKGQSLFPIIKQIDEHHVGFLVVDICLLGDEGVVAAVIINGFFQDMWNRFLVNDPTALQPSEALSTLNRIIKAADLRAPVACLYGVIEHDQVLFANAGLLDAPTPFDAAHPGMPLGLNADAHYLESIGKLSDIGFSLRFKNLADDRINLKLFPVN; from the coding sequence GTGCTGGAGCGCGACGATAACCCTTTATACGGGATCTCAATTTTAGTTGTAGAAGATGAAGTGGTGTTTCGTCAGCAGTTGCTCGCGTTTCTAACTCAACAAGGCGCAATGGTTGGGGCTGTAGGAGATGGACAAGAAGCCCTTAATGCTATTAATCAACAACACTACGATATTATTTTAATGGATCTCATCATGCCGCGCATGAATGGGGTAGAACTGCTGCAACGCTTAGACAGCTTCCCCGGCAGTGTTGTGGTTATTTCTGGTAAAAGCACCATGGCCGATTTACGTAAGGTATTGCAGCTCGGTGCTAGTGACTTTTTAGTTAAACCGCTTACCGATTTTAATGAGTTAACTGACACCATTCTTGCTAACCTTTCAATGGCTAACGAGCACAACCTGCAAATGGAATTTGCTGAGTTTGATGAGCATAAAGCCCACTTTAAAGCCAATGATGCTCAAGCGAGCATGGTATTGAATGAAATCCTTCCAGAGAATACCCAAGAAGTCATCGGGTTCTTTTGTCATTATCGATTGAAAGGGCAATCTCTATTTCCGATTATTAAGCAAATTGACGAGCATCATGTAGGTTTTTTGGTGGTTGATATTTGCTTATTAGGTGATGAAGGAGTGGTTGCTGCAGTCATTATAAATGGCTTTTTCCAAGATATGTGGAATCGCTTTTTGGTTAATGACCCGACAGCGCTTCAACCCAGCGAAGCGCTTAGTACGCTTAACCGTATTATTAAAGCGGCAGACTTACGGGCACCGGTTGCCTGTTTGTATGGTGTGATAGAGCACGACCAAGTATTGTTTGCCAATGCCGGTTTGTTAGATGCGCCAACTCCTTTTGATGCAGCTCATCCTGGAATGCCTTTAGGTCTTAACGCCGATGCTCATTACTTAGAAAGCATTGGCAAGCTTTCAGACATAGGCTTTAGTTTGCGCTTCAAAAACTTGGCTGACGATCGCATTAACCTAAAACTCTTCCCGGTAAACTAG
- a CDS encoding MlaA family lipoprotein, with product MRKVVTAFLMFAVMLSTASTTMANEVEAFDEPYQDFSDPFEGFNRSMWNFNYNYLDKPLYRPVTHVYAEYLPFGIREAMNNVIRNLEEPASFANHLLQGKVERASNNLVRFLFNSSFGIFGIFDLMGRSGVQRDIEEFGDVMGFYGVPEGPYVMLPVLGPTTVRKEVGDWVDAFASPLTNLTFTEQVIKWGLDGLYKRASVIEQEPLLDNSLDSYTFVKDAYLQYRLYRFYNGKPPTSSKQDIDSALEDYLDELEDY from the coding sequence GTGCGTAAAGTAGTTACAGCTTTTTTGATGTTTGCTGTTATGTTGTCTACTGCATCTACCACAATGGCTAATGAAGTAGAGGCTTTTGATGAGCCTTATCAAGATTTTTCCGATCCCTTCGAGGGCTTCAATCGAAGCATGTGGAACTTCAACTATAATTATTTGGATAAACCTCTTTATCGTCCGGTAACACATGTGTATGCCGAGTACTTACCCTTTGGCATTCGCGAAGCCATGAACAACGTTATTCGTAACTTGGAAGAGCCTGCTAGTTTTGCTAACCACCTCCTGCAAGGCAAGGTAGAGCGTGCTTCTAATAACCTAGTTCGATTTTTGTTTAACTCCAGCTTTGGTATTTTTGGCATTTTCGACCTAATGGGACGCTCCGGTGTACAGCGAGACATTGAAGAGTTTGGCGATGTAATGGGATTTTATGGGGTGCCAGAAGGGCCTTATGTAATGTTGCCAGTACTTGGGCCAACCACTGTTCGTAAAGAAGTCGGTGACTGGGTAGATGCTTTTGCCTCACCGCTAACTAACTTAACTTTTACCGAGCAGGTAATTAAGTGGGGCTTAGATGGCCTGTATAAACGTGCATCAGTTATTGAGCAAGAACCGTTATTAGATAACTCGCTAGACAGCTATACCTTCGTTAAAGATGCCTACCTACAATATCGCTTATATCGCTTCTATAATGGCAAGCCACCTACGTCTTCAAAACAAGATATTGATTCAGCTTTAGAAGATTATTTAGACGAGTTAGAAGATTATTAA
- the ccmI gene encoding c-type cytochrome biogenesis protein CcmI produces the protein MTVFWLAAAVLTLLAVAVVVLPLWRQRDSRSVTQTELNKTLYKDRLIEIEQENAQGLAEDSSVLVSELQHNLLDDIPEETNAKRSAISPWVALPGVVFVVAISIGMYIKLGSAEKVQDWQAIVQKMPELSNKVLLGQGGEVSEQDLNEFALGLRTKLHNDPSDTRGWFLLAKVGQALNRLDIMTDAAEQAYMRDSKSANIIAVYAQSLFYSGEPSEQARAERLLVLALQQDSSQLELWSLYAFMALEQQQFQLAIDRWQRMLSLVDADSERYQMLQQSIEFAEAQIAQQQTPAAEQTPAVEQAVVENNPASGPSYSITVDVKEGLDVPGSSFLFVFAKSVNGPPMPLAAKKVAHPRFPVTVNLSDSDSMMEGLKLSQQGDFYITARLSYDNNVQTIEGDWEGQSSAISQGEEQAISLLIDTPL, from the coding sequence ATGACAGTATTTTGGTTGGCTGCTGCCGTTTTAACCCTGTTGGCTGTGGCGGTTGTTGTATTGCCTTTGTGGCGACAACGAGACAGTCGCTCGGTGACTCAAACAGAGCTTAATAAAACTCTCTACAAAGATAGATTAATTGAAATTGAACAAGAGAATGCGCAAGGCTTAGCTGAAGACAGCTCAGTGTTAGTGAGCGAACTTCAGCATAACTTGTTGGATGATATTCCCGAAGAAACAAATGCCAAACGCAGTGCCATTTCCCCTTGGGTTGCGCTTCCCGGTGTGGTTTTTGTGGTGGCTATTTCCATTGGCATGTATATCAAACTAGGCAGTGCTGAAAAGGTTCAAGACTGGCAGGCGATTGTGCAAAAAATGCCAGAGCTGAGTAACAAGGTGCTGCTTGGTCAAGGTGGTGAGGTAAGTGAACAAGACTTAAATGAGTTCGCTTTAGGCTTGCGTACCAAGTTACATAATGACCCAAGTGATACACGCGGCTGGTTTTTATTAGCTAAAGTTGGCCAAGCTCTAAATCGTTTAGACATTATGACCGATGCCGCAGAGCAGGCTTATATGCGCGATTCAAAAAGTGCCAATATTATAGCTGTTTATGCTCAATCTTTGTTCTACAGTGGCGAGCCTAGTGAACAAGCGCGCGCTGAGCGACTATTAGTATTAGCCCTACAGCAAGACTCTAGTCAATTAGAGCTTTGGTCCTTGTATGCTTTTATGGCACTTGAGCAACAGCAGTTTCAGTTGGCTATTGATCGCTGGCAGAGAATGCTAAGTTTGGTTGACGCTGATTCTGAGCGCTATCAAATGTTGCAACAAAGTATTGAATTTGCCGAAGCGCAAATTGCTCAACAGCAAACGCCAGCTGCGGAGCAAACCCCGGCTGTTGAGCAAGCGGTGGTTGAAAACAATCCAGCAAGTGGTCCTAGCTACAGTATTACCGTAGATGTGAAAGAAGGGCTAGATGTGCCAGGCTCAAGCTTCTTGTTTGTGTTCGCTAAGTCTGTGAATGGGCCGCCAATGCCTTTAGCTGCCAAAAAAGTCGCACACCCACGTTTTCCCGTAACGGTGAATTTGTCGGACAGTGATAGCATGATGGAAGGTCTAAAGCTTTCTCAGCAAGGTGATTTTTATATTACCGCTCGCTTATCTTACGATAACAACGTGCAAACCATTGAAGGTGATTGGGAAGGGCAATCTTCTGCTATCTCTCAGGGCGAAGAACAAGCAATAAGTTTGCTTATCGATACTCCCCTGTAA
- a CDS encoding cytochrome c-type biogenesis protein, translated as MMKTFQRFLAVLLLSLPIMANAAISAHEFDNPEQEELFRELTRELRCPKCQNNNISDSNAGLAQDLREKTYQMVKSGSDKQEVLDYMVARYGNFVRYDPPLTPAVLTLWIAPVLIILIGGFTVWRLARRRKDAKPALDVAEQERLEQLIKQTEQEK; from the coding sequence ATGATGAAAACTTTTCAACGCTTTTTAGCGGTGCTGTTACTTAGCCTTCCTATAATGGCGAACGCTGCGATTTCAGCTCACGAGTTTGATAATCCAGAACAGGAAGAGCTGTTTCGAGAGTTAACACGTGAGTTACGTTGTCCTAAATGTCAAAACAATAACATCTCAGATTCTAACGCAGGGCTTGCTCAAGACTTACGCGAGAAAACCTACCAAATGGTGAAGTCGGGTAGTGATAAACAAGAAGTATTGGATTATATGGTAGCGCGCTATGGCAACTTTGTTCGCTACGACCCACCACTTACTCCAGCCGTACTTACCCTGTGGATAGCGCCGGTTTTAATTATATTGATTGGTGGATTTACTGTGTGGCGACTAGCCCGAAGAAGAAAAGACGCAAAACCTGCGCTAGATGTGGCTGAACAAGAACGCCTTGAGCAGCTAATTAAACAAACGGAGCAAGAAAAATAA
- a CDS encoding DsbE family thiol:disulfide interchange protein: MNKRIFYFLLPLIAFLFMAVFLYRGLYSDATELESVLIGKPVPQFTLQDIYQQDKQHDAAIFKGEPLLLNVWATWCPTCRAEHTFLNSLAEQGVKIVGLNYKDDRVKAIKWLEQLGNPYQVNLYDGKGLLALDLGVYGAPETYFIDSQGVIRYRHVGDVNARNWQAELAPIFAGLD; encoded by the coding sequence ATGAATAAACGTATTTTTTATTTTTTACTGCCTCTTATCGCCTTCTTGTTTATGGCGGTGTTTTTGTATCGCGGTTTGTACAGCGACGCTACCGAGCTTGAGTCGGTATTAATAGGCAAGCCGGTTCCGCAATTCACTTTGCAAGATATTTATCAGCAAGATAAGCAGCACGATGCTGCGATATTTAAGGGTGAGCCCTTGTTGCTAAATGTTTGGGCTACCTGGTGTCCTACCTGTCGCGCAGAACATACCTTTCTAAATTCATTGGCTGAACAGGGCGTTAAGATTGTTGGTCTAAATTACAAAGACGATCGAGTTAAAGCAATAAAGTGGTTGGAGCAACTGGGTAACCCTTATCAAGTGAACTTGTATGATGGTAAGGGCCTGTTGGCATTAGACCTTGGTGTGTATGGAGCTCCAGAAACCTATTTTATCGATAGCCAAGGCGTAATTCGTTATCGCCATGTGGGTGATGTAAACGCGCGTAATTGGCAAGCAGAGCTTGCGCCAATATTTGCTGGTTTGGATTAA
- a CDS encoding heme lyase CcmF/NrfE family subunit, which translates to MIPELGHYALILSCALAILQSVYPLWGASKNSVSLMKLARPLALAQFAFVTLSFVVLSYSFAINDFSVAYVANNSNSQLPVYYRLSAVWGAHEGSLLLWAMILSGWGAAVAMFSRGLPLDAVARVVAVMGMICVGFYLFILLTSNPFDRTLPFFPVDGQDLNPLLQDVGLIFHPPLLYMGYVGFSVAFAFAIAALMAGRLDSTWARWSRPWTMAAWIFLTLGISLGSWWAYYELGWGGWWFWDPVENASFMPWLVGTALLHSLAVTEKRGVFKSWTVLLAISAFSLSLLGTFLVRSGVLVSVHAFASDPARGLFILGFLLVVIGGSLLLFAIRGSQVKSRGTYSLFSRETFLLINNILLVAALVVVLLGTLLPLIHKEIGLGSISIGEAFFNRMFSWMIVPFAIALGIGPLLRWKRQDIRPLKGWLLALAAFSLLVPAALLAMLAPKFYALAYMALALSFWVISCTALEVYLRATHRHSFTKGLKVLSRSHWAMVLGHLGLAVTVIGVALTSHYSIERDLRLEPGDSVTFAAYSFHFKQVEPLVGPNYEGHVGVIDVYKDEHLATTLRAEKRFYRVQRNMMTEAAIDAGLWRDLYAAMGEQLPGGAWAVRLYYKPFIRWIWLGSIIMAIGGIFAMSDKRYRFKIKQEQLSGKPPVKSASSKSTDLVEEA; encoded by the coding sequence ATGATCCCGGAACTTGGACATTACGCACTAATTCTTTCTTGTGCGTTAGCTATTTTACAAAGTGTGTACCCGCTATGGGGCGCTAGCAAAAATAGTGTTTCTTTAATGAAGCTTGCTCGACCTTTAGCGCTAGCGCAGTTTGCCTTCGTCACATTGTCTTTTGTGGTCTTGAGCTACTCATTTGCTATAAATGATTTCTCGGTGGCTTATGTGGCTAATAACTCGAACAGCCAGTTACCGGTTTACTACCGTTTATCAGCTGTTTGGGGAGCGCACGAAGGTTCATTATTGCTGTGGGCAATGATTTTGTCGGGGTGGGGCGCTGCAGTAGCAATGTTTAGTCGCGGCTTACCGCTCGACGCTGTTGCGAGGGTAGTGGCCGTAATGGGCATGATATGTGTAGGTTTTTACCTGTTCATCTTGCTTACTTCAAACCCCTTCGATAGAACCTTGCCGTTTTTCCCGGTCGATGGACAAGATTTAAATCCATTGCTGCAAGACGTTGGTTTGATCTTCCACCCACCTCTTTTATACATGGGCTACGTTGGCTTCTCGGTGGCTTTTGCTTTTGCTATCGCTGCACTAATGGCCGGGCGTTTAGATTCCACTTGGGCCCGTTGGTCTCGCCCTTGGACAATGGCGGCTTGGATTTTCCTTACCTTAGGTATTTCTCTAGGAAGCTGGTGGGCATACTACGAACTAGGTTGGGGCGGTTGGTGGTTTTGGGATCCGGTAGAAAATGCCTCATTCATGCCGTGGTTAGTAGGTACTGCGCTGCTGCATTCATTGGCGGTAACCGAAAAGCGAGGGGTGTTTAAATCCTGGACTGTGTTGCTGGCTATATCGGCGTTTTCTCTTAGCCTATTAGGAACCTTTTTGGTTCGCTCCGGCGTATTGGTCTCGGTGCATGCCTTTGCTAGCGACCCCGCTCGTGGTTTGTTTATTCTAGGCTTCTTGTTGGTGGTGATTGGTGGCTCCTTATTGCTGTTTGCTATTCGTGGCTCACAGGTGAAAAGTCGCGGAACTTATAGTTTGTTTTCTCGCGAGACCTTCTTGTTAATCAACAACATCTTACTAGTGGCTGCCTTAGTGGTGGTATTACTGGGTACTTTATTGCCGCTTATTCACAAGGAAATCGGCCTTGGCAGCATCTCAATTGGTGAGGCCTTCTTTAACCGAATGTTTAGCTGGATGATTGTGCCTTTTGCTATTGCTTTAGGTATTGGTCCGCTGCTGCGGTGGAAGCGCCAAGATATTCGCCCGCTTAAAGGCTGGTTGCTGGCTTTAGCAGCATTTAGTTTGTTGGTGCCAGCTGCATTGTTAGCAATGCTAGCACCGAAGTTTTACGCCTTGGCCTACATGGCGCTTGCCTTATCGTTTTGGGTGATTAGCTGTACAGCTTTAGAAGTATATTTGCGTGCCACTCACCGTCACAGTTTCACCAAAGGTTTAAAAGTACTTAGTCGTTCTCATTGGGCAATGGTACTTGGCCATTTAGGCCTAGCGGTAACGGTAATTGGCGTGGCATTGACTAGCCATTACAGTATTGAACGTGACTTGCGTTTAGAGCCAGGTGATTCGGTCACCTTTGCTGCTTACTCTTTTCACTTCAAACAGGTTGAGCCTTTAGTTGGCCCAAACTACGAAGGCCATGTTGGGGTGATAGACGTATATAAAGACGAGCACTTAGCAACAACCTTGCGCGCAGAAAAACGCTTCTATCGGGTGCAACGAAACATGATGACAGAAGCTGCCATTGATGCAGGCTTATGGCGTGACTTATACGCAGCAATGGGTGAGCAGCTTCCCGGTGGAGCATGGGCAGTGCGCCTATATTACAAACCCTTCATTCGTTGGATTTGGCTAGGCTCAATTATTATGGCAATTGGCGGCATATTTGCCATGTCGGATAAACGCTATCGTTTCAAAATTAAACAAGAACAGTTAAGTGGCAAGCCACCTGTAAAAAGTGCGAGTAGTAAAAGCACTGATTTGGTAGAGGAGGCTTAA
- the ccmE gene encoding cytochrome c maturation protein CcmE — translation MNPRRKKRLTIVLAIVIGLGASIGLLLYALQQNIDLFYTPTELVNGKGKDEIKPEVGQRLRIGGLVLPGTVERSQTSLMVSFKLSDAGGGIVTINYEGILPDLFREGQGIVAQGELANATTVNAFEVLAKHDEEYMPQEVAEALEGMEHFKPEYTEAQLKGSGH, via the coding sequence ATGAACCCAAGACGTAAAAAACGCTTAACGATTGTTCTAGCAATTGTAATTGGTTTGGGGGCTTCTATTGGCTTGTTACTGTATGCGTTACAACAGAATATCGACTTGTTTTACACACCCACCGAGCTGGTGAACGGTAAAGGAAAGGATGAGATTAAACCGGAAGTAGGCCAACGTTTAAGAATTGGTGGCTTAGTATTACCGGGCACGGTTGAGCGCTCGCAAACTAGTTTAATGGTAAGTTTTAAGCTTAGCGACGCCGGTGGTGGTATTGTGACCATTAACTACGAAGGCATTCTGCCCGATTTATTTCGCGAAGGGCAAGGCATTGTAGCGCAAGGCGAGCTGGCCAATGCAACAACCGTAAATGCTTTTGAAGTATTAGCTAAACATGACGAAGAATACATGCCACAGGAAGTGGCTGAAGCACTAGAAGGTATGGAACACTTTAAACCAGAATATACAGAAGCCCAGCTTAAAGGCTCTGGACACTAG
- the ccmD gene encoding heme exporter protein CcmD, whose translation MQFESVADFFAMGGYGFYVWLSFGVSALAMVGIVIDSIVKRNAIFKSVARQSARQQRVEAAKEVTERL comes from the coding sequence ATGCAATTTGAATCAGTCGCAGATTTTTTTGCTATGGGTGGTTATGGTTTTTATGTGTGGCTTTCGTTTGGGGTAAGCGCTCTAGCCATGGTAGGTATAGTGATAGACAGTATTGTTAAACGAAATGCCATTTTTAAATCTGTTGCGCGCCAATCTGCGCGACAGCAACGAGTTGAAGCAGCAAAAGAGGTAACTGAACGCTTATGA
- a CDS encoding heme ABC transporter permease yields MWKWLHPYAKPEASYTLAGKFVPWFSVFAIVCFSVGLVWGLLFAPADYQQGDSFRIIYIHVPSAIMSMGAYSSMAIAAFIGLVWQIKQADMYVAAVAPVGAVFTFIALFTGAAWGKPMWGAWWVWDARLTSELILLFLYLGVIALYNAFSDKTMAGRAAGILSIVGVINLPIIHYSVEWWNTLHQGATITKFDKPSIDSRMLWPLLLNILAFGFFLGAVSLVRFRTELLRREQRRPWVQQLIQRHIQAKG; encoded by the coding sequence ATGTGGAAATGGTTACATCCATACGCAAAACCTGAGGCGAGTTACACCCTAGCAGGAAAATTTGTGCCTTGGTTTAGTGTTTTTGCCATTGTGTGTTTTTCTGTAGGCTTAGTGTGGGGCCTTTTATTTGCACCTGCCGATTACCAACAAGGCGACAGCTTTAGAATTATCTATATTCATGTGCCTTCAGCGATTATGTCGATGGGCGCATATTCATCAATGGCCATTGCGGCTTTTATTGGTTTAGTTTGGCAAATTAAACAAGCCGATATGTATGTAGCAGCTGTTGCGCCAGTTGGCGCAGTGTTTACTTTTATTGCCTTATTTACCGGCGCTGCTTGGGGTAAACCAATGTGGGGAGCATGGTGGGTATGGGATGCGCGCCTTACTTCAGAGTTAATACTGCTGTTTTTATATTTGGGGGTTATTGCCCTTTATAATGCTTTTTCTGATAAAACCATGGCTGGTCGCGCTGCGGGCATTCTCAGCATTGTTGGTGTGATTAATTTACCTATTATTCATTACTCGGTAGAGTGGTGGAATACCCTGCATCAGGGCGCAACCATTACCAAGTTTGATAAACCCTCTATCGATTCCCGAATGCTATGGCCTTTACTGCTTAATATTCTAGCTTTTGGATTTTTCCTTGGCGCGGTGAGCTTGGTTCGCTTTAGAACTGAACTGTTGCGCCGCGAGCAACGTAGACCATGGGTACAACAACTTATTCAACGCCATATTCAAGCAAAGGGGTAG
- the ccmB gene encoding heme exporter protein CcmB, with the protein MHAFTTVVKRELLAAFRQKSDVLNPLWFILIVITLFPIAVGSEPLLLAKIAPGILWVAALLSSLLSLERLFRDDFADGSLEQMLMSGSSLALIALAKIVAHWLITGVPILLLSPLLAVLLSLEWQSFQATFYTLVLGTPVLSLIGSVGVALTVGLRKGGVLLSLLVLPLYIPVLIFATSAIEAASLSLPYAGHLAIMGAISLLALTLAPFATAAALRVSIN; encoded by the coding sequence ATGCATGCGTTTACTACTGTTGTTAAGCGTGAGCTTCTAGCCGCTTTTCGGCAAAAGTCAGATGTGCTTAATCCGCTGTGGTTTATTCTCATCGTTATTACCTTATTCCCCATCGCGGTAGGGTCAGAGCCCTTGTTATTGGCCAAAATAGCGCCGGGCATTTTGTGGGTGGCAGCGCTGTTATCTTCGTTATTGTCTTTGGAGCGTTTATTTCGAGATGATTTTGCAGATGGGTCTTTAGAACAGATGCTGATGAGTGGCTCATCGCTAGCCTTGATAGCCTTGGCTAAAATCGTGGCCCATTGGCTGATAACAGGTGTGCCTATCTTATTGCTTTCGCCTCTTTTGGCAGTGCTACTGTCTTTAGAATGGCAAAGTTTCCAAGCTACCTTTTACACCTTAGTGCTAGGGACCCCAGTATTGAGTTTGATTGGTTCTGTAGGGGTCGCCTTAACCGTTGGTTTACGCAAAGGCGGCGTTTTACTTAGCTTGTTAGTTTTGCCTTTGTATATTCCAGTGTTGATTTTTGCGACATCTGCGATTGAAGCTGCGTCATTAAGCTTGCCCTATGCTGGGCATTTAGCGATCATGGGCGCCATAAGCTTACTTGCTCTCACCTTGGCTCCTTTTGCTACGGCTGCAGCGCTAAGAGTAAGCATTAACTAA
- the ccmA gene encoding cytochrome c biogenesis heme-transporting ATPase CcmA, with product MLKVNGLCCVREERVLFDDLSFTLSPGEILQVAGPNGAGKTSLLRLISGLSRPESGEILWQEEAISQQAEQYHQQCLYLGHHAGVKAELSAVENLRFYLGLAGQSMEQEQLYALLTRVGLAGLEEEAVAHLSAGQQRRVGLARLWLVARKLWILDEPFTAIDKQGVAYLEQVILSHAQAGGMVLLTTHQELNIPTSDYRILEIKPAFEEAL from the coding sequence ATGTTAAAGGTTAATGGACTGTGTTGTGTACGTGAAGAGCGAGTATTGTTCGACGACTTGTCTTTCACATTATCACCGGGTGAAATTTTGCAAGTTGCTGGGCCAAATGGCGCCGGTAAAACCAGTTTGTTACGATTAATTTCCGGCTTGTCACGCCCCGAAAGCGGTGAGATTTTGTGGCAAGAAGAAGCTATTTCTCAACAGGCTGAGCAATACCATCAACAGTGTCTCTATCTAGGCCATCATGCTGGGGTAAAGGCCGAACTTAGCGCAGTAGAAAACTTACGTTTTTATCTAGGATTGGCTGGCCAAAGCATGGAGCAAGAACAGCTCTATGCTTTGTTAACCCGCGTAGGTTTAGCAGGATTAGAAGAAGAAGCTGTTGCTCATCTTTCAGCAGGACAACAGCGCAGAGTAGGGCTGGCTAGGTTGTGGCTGGTTGCGCGCAAATTGTGGATCCTTGATGAACCATTTACTGCGATAGACAAGCAAGGCGTCGCGTACTTGGAACAAGTTATTTTGTCTCATGCTCAAGCAGGGGGAATGGTATTGTTAACGACTCATCAAGAGTTAAATATTCCTACTTCTGACTATCGAATCTTAGAGATTAAGCCGGCCTTTGAGGAAGCGCTGTAA
- a CDS encoding DUF2802 domain-containing protein, protein MDWINLIALVATVVCLVGAIWFSNKAQQQLKANEQKMQSLEVVTKNLLQSHRVVEKQLQEIHQANVSLVGELERQSEQVEQAFLRTSQIQSQDPDSKLYTRAVKLVELGADLDEVMRECELPKAEAELLLSLRNKMKGQVS, encoded by the coding sequence ATGGATTGGATTAATCTGATTGCCCTAGTGGCTACCGTTGTTTGCCTTGTTGGTGCTATTTGGTTCAGCAACAAGGCGCAACAGCAATTGAAAGCCAATGAGCAAAAAATGCAAAGCTTAGAGGTGGTCACCAAAAATCTTCTTCAGTCACATCGCGTGGTTGAAAAGCAACTACAAGAAATTCATCAAGCCAATGTTTCTCTGGTGGGCGAGTTAGAGCGTCAAAGTGAACAAGTTGAGCAAGCTTTCCTTCGTACCTCTCAAATCCAATCGCAAGATCCCGACAGCAAATTGTATACTCGAGCGGTAAAGCTGGTTGAGCTAGGTGCAGATTTAGATGAAGTAATGCGCGAGTGTGAGCTGCCAAAAGCTGAAGCTGAATTGCTGCTAAGTTTGCGCAATAAAATGAAAGGCCAAGTGAGTTAA
- a CDS encoding chemotaxis protein CheW: MSEQRNIAENIAEDEVLQWVTFQLESETYGINVMQVQEVLRYTEIAPVPGAPNYVLGIINLRGNVVTVIDTRSRFGLPSSDITENSRIVIIEAESQVIGILVDSVAEVVYLRSSEIDMAPNVGTEESAKFIQGVSNRDGQLLILVDLNKLLSDEEWDEVSSL, encoded by the coding sequence ATGAGCGAGCAGCGTAACATCGCAGAAAATATTGCCGAAGATGAAGTATTACAATGGGTGACTTTTCAGCTAGAAAGTGAAACCTACGGCATCAACGTAATGCAGGTACAAGAAGTATTGCGTTATACCGAAATTGCCCCAGTACCAGGTGCGCCAAACTATGTACTAGGTATTATTAACTTGCGCGGTAATGTGGTTACGGTTATTGATACCCGTTCACGTTTTGGTTTGCCTTCTTCAGATATCACTGAGAATTCACGAATTGTTATTATTGAAGCTGAATCTCAAGTGATTGGTATCCTAGTAGATAGCGTTGCCGAAGTGGTTTACTTGCGCTCGTCTGAGATTGATATGGCGCCAAATGTGGGCACTGAAGAAAGCGCTAAGTTTATCCAAGGTGTGAGTAATCGAGATGGACAATTACTCATCTTAGTTGATCTAAATAAACTGCTTTCTGATGAAGAGTGGGACGAAGTAAGCTCACTATAA